From the genome of Vitis riparia cultivar Riparia Gloire de Montpellier isolate 1030 chromosome 2, EGFV_Vit.rip_1.0, whole genome shotgun sequence, one region includes:
- the LOC117932108 gene encoding protein NLP6-like, whose amino-acid sequence MFEPDEGIRKSRDCPPPSQAVDRDSFMDFDLDLDGSWPLDQMSFFSNPMSPFLFSSSDQPCSPLWAFSDDADDKPSAIGVGGGLRLSECSRFLTCNPDLIPESRTENDEKRRLPPSVFTLTPIENPDGCCIIKERMTQALRYFKESTEQHVLAQVWAPVKNGDRCLLTTYGQPFVLDPHSNGLHQYRMISLTYTFSVDGESDGALGLPGRVFRQKLPEWTPNVQYYSSREYPRLNHALHYNVRGTLALPVFEPSGPSCVGVLELIMTSQKINYAPEVDKVCKALEAVNLKSSEILEHPKAQNQICNEGRQNALAEILEIFTVVCETYKLPLAQTWVPCRHRSVLAGGGGLRKSCSSFDGSCMGQVCMSTTDVAFYVVDAHMWGFREACAEHHLQKGQGVAGRAFESHNSCYCSDITQFCKTEYPLVHYARMFGLTCCFAICLRSTHTGNDDYILEFFLPPSITDSRDQQTLLDSLLATMKQHFQSLRVASGKEFEEEEKSVEIINLPMNEKLDSRLESIRISQSTPSPPGPDILPSRGEMQQLDSTKHQLMVEFDAIKDRGNVVGAGVSQNAVSFPGNKDIRNPSERKRGKTEKSISLEVLQQYFAGSLKDAAKSLGVCPTTMKRICRQHGISRWPSRKINKVNRSLSKLKRVIESVQVSEGAFGLTSLTSSPLPVAVGSISWPATLNGPYQQNSPGSKSAEPRGEKSGSPTCRTRGSDGQAETADQFQGGRSSHKELIHEQSGCLPELGKGATGSKTRSGSREESAGTPTSHGSCQGSPENETTSAKNHSNSPIYDQCEKAVGGLESAFQPRELSLSAGFSIPEAVITTEPQTHFGGMLIEDAGSSKDLRNLCPSVADAMLDERVPESSWTNPPCSDLPPKHTMNAVAHTIPQITARPDVRTMTIKATYREDIIRFRIPLTSGIVELKEEVAKRLKLEVGTFDIKYLDDDHEWVLIACDADLQECMDISWTTGSNIIRLLVHDLMTNLGSSCESTGE is encoded by the exons ATGTTCGAACCAGACGAGGGGATTCGCAAGTCCCGAGACTGTCCTCCGCCATCCCAAGCCGTCGACCGCGACTCCTTCATGGACTTCGATCTCGATCTCGACGGGTCCTGGCCCTTGGACCAGATGTCCTTCTTCTCCAACCCTATGTCTCCCTTCCTCTTCTCCTCCTCCGACCAGCCCTGCTCTCCGCTCTGGGCCTTCTCCGACGATGCCGACGACAAACCTTCCGCCATCGGCGTCGGCGGCGGTCTTCGTCTATCGGAATGTTCTCGGTTTCTCACAT GTAATCCAGATTTGATACCTGAAAGCAGAACAGAGaatgatgagaaaagaaggCTGCCTCCATCGGTTTTCACATTGACACCAATCGAGAATCCAGATGGGTGTTGCATAATTAAAGAGAGGATGACACAGGCTCTTCGATACTTCAAAGAATCTACTGAACAACATGTTCTAGCTCAGGTTTGGGCACCTGTGAAAAATGGGGATCGGTGTCTTCTCACAACATACGGACAGCCCTTTGTTCTTGATCCACATAGTAATGGCCTTCATCAATACAGGATGATATCTCTGACATATACGTTTTCTGTTGATGGGGAGAGTGACGGAGCCCTCGGGCTTCCTGGTCGTGTTTTCAGGCAAAAATTGCCGGAGTGGACTCCAAATGTACAGTATTACTCCAGCAGAGAGTACCCTCGACTTAATCATGCTTTGCATTACAATGTAAGGGGAACATTGGCTTTGCCAGTGTTTGAACCTTCTGGGCCGTCCTGTGTGGGTGTACTTGAGCTCATTATGACTTCACAGAAGATTAACTATGCACCTGAGGTTGATAAAGTCTGCAAAGCGCTTGAG GCAGTAAATCTCAAAAGTTCAGAAATATTGGAGCATCCAAAGGCACAG AACCAGATTTGCAATGAAGGTCGCCAGAATGCCTTGGCTGAAATCTTGGAGATATTTACAGTGGTATGTGAAACTTACAAATTACCTCTGGCTCAGACCTGGGTTCCTTGCAGGCATCGCAGTGTTCTAGCTGGTGGTGGTGGTCTGAGGAAGAGCTGCTCTAGCTTTGATGGAAGCTGCATGGGCCAAGTCTGCATGTCCACAACTGATGTAGCATTCTACGTTGTAGATGCTCACATGTGGGGTTTTAGGGAGGCCTGTGCTGAGCACCACTTACAAAAGGGGCAGGGGGTTGCTGGGAGGGCATTTGAGTCCCATAATTCATGCTACTGCAGCGATATTACCCAATTCTGCAAAACTGAGTACCCCTTAGTACACTATGCGCGCATGTTTGGGTTAACTTGCTGTTTTGCAATCTGTTTACGAAGTACTCACACTGGAAATGATGATTACATTCTAGAGTTCTTTCTGCCCCCTAGTATCACAGACAGTAGAGACCAACAGACCTTGTTGGACTCCCTATTGGCAACAATGAAGCAGCATTTTCAGAGTCTTAGGGTTGCTTCTGGAAAAGAATTTGAAGAGGAGGAAAAATCTGTCGAAATTATCAATTTGCCTATGAATGAGAAGCTTGATTCAAGACTTGAATCTATTCGAATATCGCAATCTACTCCATCTCCACCTGGGCCTGATATCTTGCCAAGCAGGGGAGAGATGCAGCAGCTAGACTCCACAAAACATCAATTAATGGTGGAGTTTGATGCTATAAAGGATAGAGGGAATGTTGTAGGTGCGGGTGTAAGCCAAAATGCAGTTTCTTTCCCAGGGAACAAAGATATACGAAACCCATCAGAGAGAAAGCGTGGAAAAACTGAGAAATCAATTAGCTTAGAGGTCCTTCAACAATATTTTGCTGGGAGTCTTAAAGATGCTGCAAAAAGCCTTGGTG TTTGCCCTACTACAATGAAGCGCATATGCAGGCAGCATGGAATCTCCCGGTGGCCATCTCGTAAAATCAACAAGGTTAATCGTTCCCTCTCTAAGCTAAAGCGTGTAATTGAATCTGTCCAGGTTTCTGAAGGAGCATTTGGTCTAACTTCTCTCACTTCAAGTCCACTTCCTGTTGCTGTTGGTTCCATTTCTTGGCCTGCTACTTTGAATGGACCATATCAACAAAACTCCCCAGGTTCTAAATCTGCTGAACCTCGGGGAGAAAAGAGTGGATCACCCACCTGTAGGACCCGGGGAAGTGATGGTCAGGCTGAAACAGCAGATCAATTTCAAGGTGGGAGATCGAGTCACAAGGAACTTATTCATGAGCAAAGTGGCTGTCTGCCAGAGCTGGGTAAGGGAGCAACTGGGTCGAAAACAAGGAGTGGGTCAAGGGAAGAGAGTGCTGGGACCCCCACTTCCCATGGTTCATGCCAAGGCAGCCCtgaaaatgaaacaacatctgCGAAAAATCACTCCAATTCTCCCATCTACGACCAATGTGAAAAAGCAGTGGGCGGATTGGAATCAGCATTTCAACCAAGAGAACTGAGTCTATCAGCTGGATTCTCAATCCCTGAGGCTGTTATCACAACAGAACCCCAAACCCATTTTGGAGGAATGCTGATTGAGGATGCAGGAAGCTCAAAAGACTTGAGAAATCTGTGTCCTTCAGTAGCAGATGCCATGCTAGACGAGCGAGTCCCAGAGTCCAGTTGGACAAACCCCCCATGTTCTGATCTTCCTCCCAAGCACACCATGAATGCTGTAGCTCACACCATCCCACAAATTACAGCTAGGCCAGATGTGAGGACCATGACCATAAAGGCCACCTACAGAGAAGACATAATCAGGTTCCGAATCCCTCTGACCTCCGGCATCGTGGAGTTGAAGGAAGAAGTGGCGAAACGGCTCAAGTTAGAGGTGGGTACTTTCGATATCAAGTATCTCGATGATGATCACGAGTGGGTATTAATCGCCTGCGATGCAGACTTACAGGAGTGCATGGACATATCATGGACTACGGGCAGCAACATAATCAGGTTACTGGTTCACGATCTAATGACCAATCTGGGTAGCTCCTGCGAAAGCACTGGGGAGTAA
- the LOC117905388 gene encoding bidirectional sugar transporter SWEET4-like: MSSTEVARTAVGILGNIIALFLFLSPVPTFISIWKKGSVEQYSPVPYLATFINCMVWVLYGLPMVHPHSTLVVTINGTGFVIELVYLILFIVFSNRGNRLRVIMIVLVEIIFVAIVALLTLTMVHTTDRRSMIVGTICILFNIMMYASPLSVMKMVIRTKSVEYMPFFLSLAAFGNGIAWTTYALIRFDLFITVPNGLGTLFAAAQLTLYAMFYKSTKRQLAERKQGKVEMDLAQVVVTAEPMDKAQNGGGGGVHEVRRT; the protein is encoded by the exons ATGTCTTCTACAGAAGTTGCTCGAACCGCAGTTGGCATCCTAG GAAACATCATCGCACTCTTCCTGTTCTTATCACCAGT GCCAACTTTCATATCAATATGGAAGAAAGGTTCAGTGGAGCAGTACTCACCAGTTCCCTACCTTGCAACCTTCATCAACTGCATGGTCTGGGTCCTGTACGGCCTGCCCATGGTGCACCCTCATAGCACCCTGGTCGTGACCATAAACGGGACTGGCTTCGTCATTGAGCTCGTTTACTTGATCCTCTTCATCGTCTTCTCCAATAGAGGTAACAGGTTGAGGGTCATAATGATAGTCCTAGTGGAGATCATCTTCGTCGCCATTGTCGCCCTCCTCACCCTCACCATGGTCCACACCACCGACCGCCGGTCAATGATCGTCGGAACCATTTGTATTCTGTTTAACATTATGATGTATGCTTCACCACTCTCGGTCATG AAAATGGTGATCAGAACCAAGAGTGTGGAGTACATGCCATTCTTCCTCTCCTTGGCTGCCTTCGGAAATGGCATTGCTTGGACTACTTATGCTCTCATCCGCTTTGACCTCTTCATCACT GTTCCCAATGGACTGGGCACACTTTTTGCAGCGGCCCAGTTGACCTTATACGCAATGTTTTACAAATCCACGAAGAGACAGTTGGCAGAAAGAAAACAAGGCAAAGTTGAGATGGACTTGGCCCAAGTGGTGGTCACTGCTGAACCCATGGACAAGGCCCAgaatggtggtggtggaggtgtgCATGAGGTCCGTAGAACATGA